In Brachypodium distachyon strain Bd21 chromosome 5, Brachypodium_distachyon_v3.0, whole genome shotgun sequence, the genomic window TGCAATGTTGAGGCTGGAGCTGATTACATTCCGTGCCTTGACAATGTGGAAGCGATCAAGAAGCTTCGGAGTGACACGCACTACGAACACCGAGAAAGGCATTGCCCTCAAGAGCCTCCTACCTGCCTTGTTCCTCTGCCGAAGGGTTACAGGAGTCCAATAAGATGGCCTGAGAGCAGAGATCAGGTTTTAGTTGGCCACTTAATCCTGCTTCTCGATACCTGTATGTACTTAGTTATCTCAGACATGATTTATTCACTTGAGATTTCTTGGCACAGATATGGTACAACAATGTTCCTCATACTAAGCTGGTAGAATACAAGGGACACCAAAACTGGGTTAATGTCTCTGGGGATCACCTAATCTTTCCGGGAGGCGGAACTCAGTTCAAGCGTGGTGCATTGCATTATATTGATTTCATTCAGGAGGTAAGACTCAACTGCTACCATTCATGAGAATATTACTCATTAATCGACAAGTTCAAAGCCTTTGGTGTTGTGAAAAACATTTTGTGAACAATATTTTTTCACTATAAGTTAGTATAGACATGTCATGGCCATATAATGCTAATGATTTGTTGAGTAGGGGCAGAATATGGTTATTCTTCCTTGTGAAAAAAGATGATGCACTGGATTTAGGAATTCAATGTAGTTAAAACTGAGGTTCTTCGTTTGACATGTCTGATGCTACTACACAGGCAAAGAAAGATGTGGCATGGGGAAAACGAACTCGTGTAGTTTTAGATGTTGGCTGTGGAGTTGCTAGCTTTGGAGGATATCTGTTTGACAGAGATGTACTTACTATGTCTTTTGCACCTAAAGATGAGCATGAAGCTCAGGTGCAGTTTGCTCTTGAGAGAGGAATCCCTGCTATATCAGCTGTTATGGGTACAAAAAGGCTCCCATTTCCTGGTAGGGTCTTTGATGCTGTTCATTGTGCACGCTGTAGGGTACCATGGCATATTGAAGGTACTTTTTCTGGCAACAAGATTTTTCTTGTACAATTCATACCTTTCGTGTTGAAATTTTCTGACATTCTGAGCATTGTTTGTCAGGTGGTAAGCTCTTGCTAGAATTGGATAGACTGTTAAGGCCTGGTGGTTACTTTGTGTGGTCTGCTACTCCTGCATACCAGAAACTGCCAGAAGATGTTGAGATATGGCAAGGTAAATCAATTAATGATTTCggttttcattttatttggatatACCTGTTGCTCCCAAATTCCGTGTCAGCTGATGTCAGCTGGACTGTTGCAATGAAATGGCGAAGTCCGTATCTTATATCTTTTTTGCTGCCCTTTGCCAGCAATGTCTGCTCTAACAAGGTCAATGTGCTGGAAAATGGTCAATAAAGTAAAGGATAGGCTAAATCGAGTTGGTGTAGCAATTTTCCAAAAACCAATAGACAACAGGTGCTATGATGGAAGATCTGCTGCAAACCTTCCACTGTGTGGAGAATATGATAATGTTGATGCTGCCTGGTAAGTGTTCTCAATCCCAACTGGTTATATCTTCGATGCTGATCACCAAATCTTGTACCTAATTTTAGATTCATATACTCTCTTATTGCCATTCAGGAATGTTTCATTGGAGTCTTGTATACATAAATTGCCTGTAGATCCGGCCATTCGTAGTTCACGTTGGCCGGAGGAATGGCCATTGAGATTGGAAAGAGCACCTTACTGGCTGAAGAGCTCTGAGCCTGGAGTCTATGGAAAGCCTGCTCCTGAAGATTTTGAAGCAGATTACGATCACTGGAAGCGGGTCATAAGCAATTCGTATATGGATGGCTTGGGTATTGATTGGTCTGCTGTCAGGAATGTGATGGACATGAATGCTGTATACGGAGGGTAAGAACATAGCACATCATTGATCCCTTTTAGcgccaaaaggaaaaataataatccacCCAGTTTGTAGTTCTGTTCCATTTCAACATCTATGCTGCAGTATTTATATCAACTGTTTTGGCAAGTGCTGGAGCAGAAAAATGCATTGTATTGCAGCACATGACATGACTTTCTGGCATCTGCTTGCTGTTGTAGGTTTGCAGCAGCTTTGCGAGATGTGAAGGTGTGGGTCATGAATGTAGTTCCAATCGACTCGCCCGACACACTCGCGATCATATACGAGCGTGGGTTGTTTGGACTCTACCACGACTGGTGCGAGTCGTTTAGCACGTACCCGAGAAGCTATGATCTTGTGCACGCAGATCATATTTTCTCCAAGGTTAAAAAGAGGTAAGTAACTGGGTGTTCCCAAAGAATCTGATAGCAGAGCAGCTGATATGCAGTGAAAAGCCATTGTCACTGAGCAAATATTTTCTAACCTTCTGAGTATGTACATAAAAGAACATGATACCATTGTGGTGTGGGTATAAGACTGAATTGCTGGCTGTGTGGGTTTACAGGTGTGGACTATTGAGTGTGATAGTGGAGGTGGATCGGATGGCGAGGCCAGAAGGGAGGCTGATTGTTAGGGATGACATGGAGACGATAAACGAGGTGCGGTCGATCGCCGAGTCGCTGCACTGGGAGGTCCGGCTGTCATACTCCCAGGAGAAGGAAGGCCTTCTGTTTGTGCAGAAGACCATGTGGCGACCAAGTCCTTCTAGCTGAAGCAAATCTCCGCAATGAAACCATGGATCCATTgaaatacatacatatacatacattGATATCTGTCTGTGTAGAAGAAGGTGGATTGGGTGTAGCATAGCATATGAATATATGATGATATTGTTGCTGGCAAATTCACTGCCGTTGAATTAGCATAGATCAGGCGAGGCAGTGTGTATGTCTGTAATACCCCGTACATGATTACTGTTCATGCTAGGCTCAGcaagatatatatatacacatacataGCTAAAAATAAGATGCAATTTTTTCGCATTTGCCGTGTCGATGCTTCTTCTGAAAGCAAAGACTGTTTTTTGGTCGAGTGTAAATAATCAtaagaaataaaaactttGTTAAAAATTGCTGACATAAGAGTTCATTCATAGACCTAAATTATCCACACTGTACAAGGTTTCAGACAAATGTGCCTCTGAAGGCTGAAGTAATAAAGGAGGTTCAGATAAGAGAAGTGACACTTGCcctgaaaacaaaaaattcagATAAGTCCCCTCCAATCCCATCGTCCTCTTCCGGCGACGACACGATGCGGctcgctgcggcggcgggggctctCCGGCCCCTCTTCTTCCACCCTCACCGgcagccgcgccgcctcctctcgtCTCTACGCCGCTCCTCCGTCCCCTTGGCCCGCCGACGACGCCACTCCTACTCTTCCACCTCCACTGCACTCG contains:
- the LOC100821073 gene encoding probable methyltransferase PMT26; the protein is MALGHTRLDVRRLQQHSSSYCSATTVVVFVALCLVGVWMASSMLVTPADFSPFQPSLPRRPVATPAKGDSRPVVREESAEEKPEDAVPADEATEKTTNQPGEQQSVPELKEKLDEEQEAKKKGDKPHEQNVFKPDVEQEAKKEAEVFPDASQAELLYETATEPGPWRTQAAESNMETKEKTTASSIPASFSWKLCNVEAGADYIPCLDNVEAIKKLRSDTHYEHRERHCPQEPPTCLVPLPKGYRSPIRWPESRDQIWYNNVPHTKLVEYKGHQNWVNVSGDHLIFPGGGTQFKRGALHYIDFIQEAKKDVAWGKRTRVVLDVGCGVASFGGYLFDRDVLTMSFAPKDEHEAQVQFALERGIPAISAVMGTKRLPFPGRVFDAVHCARCRVPWHIEGGKLLLELDRLLRPGGYFVWSATPAYQKLPEDVEIWQAMSALTRSMCWKMVNKVKDRLNRVGVAIFQKPIDNRCYDGRSAANLPLCGEYDNVDAAWNVSLESCIHKLPVDPAIRSSRWPEEWPLRLERAPYWLKSSEPGVYGKPAPEDFEADYDHWKRVISNSYMDGLGIDWSAVRNVMDMNAVYGGFAAALRDVKVWVMNVVPIDSPDTLAIIYERGLFGLYHDWCESFSTYPRSYDLVHADHIFSKVKKRCGLLSVIVEVDRMARPEGRLIVRDDMETINEVRSIAESLHWEVRLSYSQEKEGLLFVQKTMWRPSPSS